The Beijerinckiaceae bacterium RH AL1 genome has a segment encoding these proteins:
- a CDS encoding hypothetical protein (ID:RHAL1_00516;~conserved protein of unknown function;~source:Prodigal:2.6): MWQPKIVAAQAFSAGHFAVAYADLEPDDPFSAILEYDDAFPQPWSRTDVARDIVAIAAAPPHASWRFAAASDEGDVYLIGEGEPVHEKIVGAGVASLDATGAGAILALATIDDTLYAAGQSAQLYRRQGAGRWDRIDVVVGAEAGFKPTTFRRIAGRSASDIYLLGVAARDTPGMDDATQQKLTEENDWGALAEVYEKLASEGDAAFVDEGRVHHFDGKAWRRLAIPTAAVLNDAAVTASGLRLVGSNGAILDGDAARGFRSVGPKTNDTFLSIAALGRDDVLASDYALHVFDGRTLTPLKPRLRRAPPNPLKVQAFESTLVYFDVKQGVHRFDSSTWTKIDIPPELLQRSFKGLKRP, translated from the coding sequence ATGTGGCAACCGAAGATCGTGGCCGCACAGGCGTTTTCGGCGGGGCACTTCGCGGTCGCCTATGCGGACCTCGAGCCCGACGATCCGTTCAGCGCGATCCTGGAATACGACGACGCGTTTCCGCAGCCCTGGTCGCGCACGGATGTCGCGCGCGACATCGTGGCGATCGCGGCGGCCCCGCCGCACGCGAGCTGGCGGTTCGCCGCGGCGAGCGACGAGGGCGACGTCTATCTGATCGGCGAGGGCGAGCCGGTGCACGAGAAGATCGTCGGCGCCGGCGTCGCGAGCCTCGATGCGACCGGCGCCGGGGCCATCCTCGCGCTCGCGACGATCGACGACACCCTCTATGCCGCCGGCCAGAGCGCGCAGCTCTACCGGCGGCAGGGCGCGGGCCGATGGGATCGCATCGACGTCGTCGTCGGCGCGGAGGCGGGCTTCAAGCCGACGACGTTCAGGCGCATCGCCGGGCGGTCCGCCTCGGACATCTACCTTCTCGGCGTCGCCGCGCGCGACACGCCGGGGATGGACGACGCGACGCAGCAGAAGCTGACGGAGGAGAACGATTGGGGCGCGCTCGCCGAGGTCTACGAGAAGCTGGCAAGCGAGGGCGACGCCGCCTTCGTCGACGAGGGGCGCGTGCATCACTTTGACGGCAAAGCATGGCGCCGCCTCGCGATTCCGACGGCGGCCGTCCTCAACGACGCGGCCGTCACCGCGTCGGGCCTGAGGCTCGTCGGCAGCAATGGCGCGATCCTCGACGGCGACGCGGCGCGCGGCTTTCGATCCGTTGGTCCGAAGACAAACGACACGTTCCTGTCGATCGCGGCTTTGGGACGGGACGACGTCCTGGCGTCGGACTACGCGCTGCATGTGTTCGATGGGCGGACCCTGACGCCGCTGAAGCCGCGCCTCAGGCGTGCGCCGCCCAATCCGCTGAAAGTCCAGGCCTTCGAGTCGACGCTTGTCTATTTCGACGTCAAGCAGGGCGTGCACCGCTTCGACAGCAGCACCTGGACGAAGATCGACATCCCGCCCGAGCTCCTGCAGCGCAGCTTCAAGGGCCTGAAGCGACCCTGA
- a CDS encoding putative tautomerase (source:Prodigal:2.6;~ID:RHAL1_00517): MPHVIVKMYEGRSAAQKAALAEAVTQAVIAAHGCKAEAVSVGIEDVAPSDWTASVYEPDIIAKPDTIFKQPGYDPR; encoded by the coding sequence ATGCCGCACGTGATCGTCAAGATGTATGAAGGCCGCAGCGCGGCCCAGAAAGCCGCGCTGGCCGAGGCGGTGACGCAGGCGGTCATTGCGGCCCACGGCTGCAAGGCCGAGGCGGTGTCGGTCGGCATCGAGGACGTCGCGCCGAGCGACTGGACCGCGTCCGTCTACGAGCCCGACATCATCGCCAAGCCCGACACGATCTTCAAGCAGCCGGGCTACGATCCGCGCTAG
- a CDS encoding hypothetical protein (ID:RHAL1_00519;~source:Prodigal:2.6) — protein sequence MSTAEVRLGGPSAPRWGSTYAARLQAAADRLRASAAWFLETDEGSLAARAAALAAAPQAVPNLPPATNKRLVRAAIAGVAIAHAVLLLALWRSAPPPPPAEDITVELVREVPKAGPRPAAKPEPQVAARPVQDGKDAGAKDKATQTKPAKSPPKPTETAKQEPQAKPEEKKQDKPKPEEKPKAQQKAEPKPPKAAHHRARRRRRSRSRRSRSPPPSRRRSASSNRSRRAPSGRSPCRPSPCPARATPAPTPSPTPSSC from the coding sequence ATGAGCACCGCGGAGGTCCGGCTCGGCGGCCCCTCGGCGCCGCGCTGGGGCTCGACCTACGCCGCGCGCCTGCAGGCCGCCGCGGATCGGCTGCGCGCAAGTGCGGCGTGGTTTCTGGAGACGGACGAAGGCAGCCTCGCCGCCCGCGCGGCGGCGCTCGCGGCGGCGCCGCAGGCCGTGCCGAACCTGCCGCCGGCGACGAACAAGCGCCTCGTGCGTGCCGCCATCGCCGGCGTGGCCATCGCCCATGCCGTGCTGCTCCTCGCGCTGTGGCGCTCTGCGCCGCCGCCGCCCCCGGCGGAGGACATCACCGTCGAGCTGGTGCGCGAGGTGCCGAAGGCCGGGCCGAGGCCGGCGGCGAAGCCCGAGCCCCAGGTCGCCGCGCGGCCGGTGCAGGACGGCAAGGACGCCGGCGCCAAGGACAAGGCGACGCAGACGAAGCCCGCCAAGTCGCCGCCGAAGCCGACCGAGACCGCGAAGCAGGAGCCGCAGGCCAAGCCGGAGGAGAAGAAGCAAGACAAGCCGAAGCCGGAAGAGAAGCCCAAGGCGCAGCAGAAGGCCGAGCCGAAGCCGCCGAAGGCCGCGCACCACCGCGCCCGCCGGCGCCGCCGCAGCAGGAGCCGCCGAAGCCGCAGCCCGCCGCCGAGCAGACGCCGCAGCGCCAGCAGCAACCGGAGCCGCCGCGCCCCGAGCGGCAGATCGCCATGCCGGCCATCGCCCTGCCCGGCGCGAGCGACACCGGCACCGACGCCGTCTCCTACTCCCAGCTCGTGCTGA
- a CDS encoding putative Colicin import membrane protein (ID:RHAL1_00520;~source:Prodigal:2.6), with translation MTSAAIRLRAEERWQGSGLSTRRLPATMGLIAIASLVGHLAIVAGAAFDTKPPPPPTEDIAVEIVQEMPKPVEKAPEPAKAEAAKPEAPPKVETAKLEPPRPEPVKPEPAKPEPVKPEPVKAEAPKPAPPPQPSPEDAAKEQKLAELQRELENLKAEQTQLQAERSAAAAAEAQPQPAPIRDTGLGPLPESFQAVALPAAADGQGEATSYQEIVFSALAKAKGIGAVQGLPGTAGVHFTIDAKGAIVDIVLVHKSGVAALDAEALDIVHRAAPFPVPPQGAQRVFDANFTFKTQAAQ, from the coding sequence ATGACCAGCGCGGCGATCCGGCTGCGGGCCGAGGAGCGGTGGCAGGGCTCCGGCCTGTCCACCCGCCGCCTCCCGGCCACGATGGGCCTGATCGCGATCGCCTCGCTCGTCGGCCACCTCGCCATCGTGGCGGGCGCCGCCTTCGACACCAAGCCGCCGCCGCCGCCGACCGAGGACATCGCGGTCGAGATCGTTCAGGAGATGCCGAAGCCGGTCGAAAAGGCGCCGGAGCCCGCGAAGGCCGAAGCGGCGAAGCCCGAGGCGCCCCCGAAGGTCGAGACCGCGAAGCTCGAGCCGCCCCGCCCCGAGCCGGTCAAGCCCGAGCCCGCCAAGCCCGAGCCCGTCAAGCCCGAGCCGGTCAAGGCCGAGGCGCCGAAGCCGGCCCCGCCGCCGCAGCCTTCGCCCGAGGATGCGGCGAAGGAGCAGAAGCTCGCTGAGCTTCAGAGGGAGCTCGAAAACCTCAAGGCCGAGCAGACGCAGCTGCAGGCCGAGCGCAGCGCCGCGGCCGCCGCCGAGGCCCAGCCGCAGCCGGCGCCGATCCGCGACACCGGGCTCGGGCCCCTGCCGGAGTCGTTCCAGGCCGTCGCCCTGCCCGCCGCCGCCGACGGCCAGGGCGAGGCGACGAGCTACCAGGAGATCGTCTTCAGCGCCCTGGCGAAGGCGAAGGGCATCGGCGCGGTCCAGGGGCTGCCCGGCACCGCCGGCGTGCACTTCACGATCGACGCCAAGGGCGCGATCGTCGACATCGTGCTCGTCCACAAAAGCGGCGTCGCCGCGCTCGACGCCGAAGCGCTCGACATCGTGCACCGCGCCGCGCCGTTCCCGGTGCCGCCGCAGGGCGCGCAGCGCGTCTTCGACGCCAACTTCACCTTCAAGACCCAAGCCGCGCAATGA
- a CDS encoding Indolepyruvate ferredoxin oxidoreductase (ID:RHAL1_00521;~source:Prodigal:2.6): protein MSDRLADRARAALRPSTHVLRAVPKPAPAPGEISLADKFDLTKERVFVSGAQAVVRTLLMQHAIDRRAGHNTAGFVSGYRGSPLGRLDAQLSSAKALLQAADIKFEPGLNEDLAATAVWGAQQAEMRGEGKYDGVFSLWYGKGPGVDRSGDVLRHANLAGTSPLGGVLALMGDDHIAESSSTAHQSEFVFADMMMPVLSPAGVQEIVDYGLLGIAMSRFTGTWTGIKCVKDTVESTATIDASLDRPRPIIPIDYLMPPGGLNIRPRDIILEQDLRLTRHKHAAILAFLRANKLNTTILSGGLKPRLGIVSTGKAYLDVRQALDVLGIDEVKAATYGIRLYKLACPWPVEPQGLRAFAEGLETIMVVEEKRSLIETQVREQLYDLAARPTCIGKKDEAGAPLFPAHGALDTNEIAIAIGHRILRYAPNEALAACVAKLEAAQLQASVRADGAARTPYFCSGCPHNSSTKVPDGARAYAGIGCHYMVQGMDRATEGFTHMGGEGANWIGESAFSNRGHVFQNLGDGTYNHSGTLAIRWAVAAKTNITYKILFNDAVAMTGGQQIEGGLTVDRIAAQCAAEGVAAIAIVADDPAKYSKSIVWPAGTTVDARADLDAVQKRLATVPGTTILIYDQVCASLKRHRRKKGLDREPDVRVVINEAVCEGCGDCGKTSNCVSVQPIETELGRKRTIDQTACNRDLTCVSGFCPAIVTVKGATPRKAAPATLDGLAALPPRQVPAALGTKPFSVILAGTGGTGVVTLGAIMGMAAHLEGKGAGVMDMAGLAQKGGIVLTHVKLAESAADISAIRVAAEEADLILGCDLVAAASRKVVAAIRKNDTALVANVAALYPGEITRRPEYVLPQARLQKQLSAAAGSTARFLDATKTATTLLGTSLAANMIMLGFAWQSGLVPLSETSIDRAIELNGEAVEMNRRAFALGRRAAAYPDEVAAMVAAALPAARREAPARSLDEVVARRAAAAYPDEVAAMVAAALPAARREAPARSLDEVVARRAAYLTAYQDAAYAARFVAMVDRAKAAERLHAPGGHRLAEAVAKSYFKLLAIKDEYEVARLYSDGAFARQMGETFEGDFSVTYHLAPPILGRRDAQGRPLKTKLGPWMARVFPLLAKGKRLRGTRFDLFGRSAERRTERAMIVDYEAVMDEIFAKLSPDNIDAAVAIAALPQKIRGFGHVKDAARVAAKAEEATLLAAWRETAPMRLAAE, encoded by the coding sequence ATGAGCGATCGCCTCGCCGACCGCGCCCGCGCCGCCCTGCGCCCGTCGACGCACGTCCTGCGCGCGGTGCCGAAGCCGGCGCCGGCCCCCGGCGAGATTTCGCTGGCCGACAAGTTCGATCTCACGAAGGAACGCGTCTTCGTCTCCGGCGCGCAGGCCGTCGTCCGCACGCTCCTGATGCAGCACGCGATCGACCGCCGCGCCGGCCACAACACGGCTGGCTTCGTCTCCGGCTACCGCGGCTCGCCGCTCGGCCGGCTCGACGCCCAGCTCTCCTCCGCCAAGGCGCTGCTGCAGGCCGCCGACATCAAGTTCGAGCCGGGCCTCAATGAGGATCTCGCCGCCACCGCCGTCTGGGGCGCCCAGCAGGCCGAGATGCGCGGCGAGGGCAAGTACGACGGCGTCTTCTCGCTCTGGTACGGCAAGGGCCCGGGCGTCGATCGCTCCGGCGACGTGCTGCGCCACGCCAACCTCGCCGGCACCTCGCCGCTCGGCGGCGTGCTCGCGCTGATGGGCGACGACCACATCGCCGAATCGTCCTCGACCGCGCATCAGAGCGAGTTCGTCTTTGCCGACATGATGATGCCGGTGCTGTCGCCGGCCGGCGTGCAGGAGATCGTCGACTACGGCCTGCTCGGCATCGCCATGAGCCGCTTCACCGGCACCTGGACGGGCATCAAGTGCGTCAAGGACACGGTCGAATCGACCGCCACGATCGACGCCTCGCTCGACCGGCCGCGCCCGATCATTCCGATCGACTACCTGATGCCGCCGGGCGGCCTGAACATCCGCCCCCGCGACATCATCCTCGAGCAGGACCTGCGCCTCACCCGCCACAAGCACGCGGCGATCCTCGCCTTCCTGCGCGCCAACAAGCTCAACACGACCATCCTCTCCGGCGGGCTCAAGCCGCGGCTCGGCATCGTCTCGACCGGCAAGGCCTATCTCGATGTGCGCCAGGCGCTCGACGTGCTCGGCATCGACGAGGTCAAGGCCGCGACCTACGGCATCCGGCTCTACAAGCTCGCCTGCCCCTGGCCGGTCGAGCCGCAGGGCCTGCGCGCCTTCGCCGAAGGTCTCGAGACGATCATGGTCGTCGAGGAGAAGCGCTCGCTGATCGAGACGCAGGTGCGCGAGCAGCTCTACGATCTCGCCGCACGCCCGACCTGCATCGGCAAGAAGGACGAGGCCGGCGCCCCGCTGTTTCCGGCGCACGGCGCGCTCGACACCAACGAGATCGCGATCGCGATCGGCCATCGCATCCTGCGCTACGCGCCGAACGAGGCGCTCGCGGCCTGCGTCGCCAAGCTCGAGGCGGCGCAGCTGCAGGCGAGCGTGCGCGCCGACGGCGCCGCCCGCACGCCCTACTTCTGCTCGGGCTGCCCGCACAATTCCTCGACCAAGGTGCCGGACGGCGCCCGCGCCTACGCCGGCATCGGCTGCCACTACATGGTCCAGGGCATGGACCGCGCGACCGAAGGCTTCACCCACATGGGCGGCGAGGGCGCGAACTGGATCGGCGAATCCGCCTTCTCGAACCGCGGCCACGTCTTCCAGAACCTCGGCGACGGCACCTACAACCATTCCGGCACGCTGGCGATCCGCTGGGCCGTCGCCGCGAAGACCAACATCACCTACAAGATCCTCTTCAACGACGCCGTCGCGATGACCGGCGGCCAGCAGATCGAGGGCGGCCTCACCGTCGACCGGATCGCCGCGCAATGCGCCGCCGAGGGCGTCGCGGCGATTGCCATCGTCGCCGACGATCCGGCGAAATATTCAAAGAGCATCGTCTGGCCCGCCGGCACGACCGTCGATGCCCGCGCCGACCTCGACGCGGTGCAGAAGCGCCTCGCCACCGTGCCCGGCACGACGATCCTCATCTACGACCAGGTCTGCGCCTCGCTGAAACGCCATCGCCGCAAGAAGGGCCTCGACCGCGAGCCGGACGTCCGCGTCGTCATCAACGAGGCGGTGTGCGAGGGCTGCGGCGACTGCGGCAAGACCTCGAACTGCGTCTCGGTGCAGCCGATCGAGACCGAGCTCGGCCGCAAGCGCACGATCGACCAGACCGCCTGCAACCGCGACCTCACCTGCGTCTCGGGCTTCTGCCCGGCGATCGTCACCGTGAAGGGCGCCACCCCGCGCAAGGCGGCGCCGGCGACGCTCGACGGGCTCGCCGCGCTGCCGCCGCGCCAAGTGCCGGCCGCGCTCGGCACGAAGCCGTTCTCGGTGATCCTCGCCGGCACCGGCGGCACCGGCGTCGTGACGCTCGGCGCCATCATGGGCATGGCCGCGCATCTCGAGGGCAAGGGCGCCGGCGTGATGGACATGGCCGGCCTCGCGCAGAAGGGCGGCATCGTCCTCACCCACGTGAAGCTCGCCGAGAGCGCCGCCGACATCTCGGCGATCCGCGTCGCCGCCGAGGAGGCCGACCTGATCCTGGGCTGCGATCTCGTCGCCGCCGCCTCGCGCAAGGTCGTCGCCGCGATCCGCAAGAACGACACCGCGCTCGTCGCCAACGTCGCCGCGCTCTACCCCGGCGAGATCACCCGCCGCCCCGAGTACGTGCTGCCGCAGGCGCGGCTGCAGAAGCAGCTCTCCGCCGCCGCCGGCTCGACCGCGCGCTTCCTCGACGCGACGAAGACAGCGACGACCCTGCTCGGCACCTCGCTCGCCGCCAACATGATCATGCTCGGCTTCGCTTGGCAGTCGGGCCTCGTGCCGCTTTCCGAGACATCGATCGACCGGGCGATCGAGCTCAACGGCGAGGCGGTCGAGATGAACCGCCGGGCCTTCGCGCTCGGCCGCCGCGCCGCCGCCTATCCGGACGAGGTCGCCGCGATGGTCGCCGCCGCGCTGCCGGCCGCCCGCCGCGAGGCGCCGGCCCGCTCGCTCGACGAGGTCGTCGCGCGTCGCGCCGCCGCCGCCTATCCGGACGAGGTCGCCGCGATGGTCGCCGCCGCGCTGCCGGCCGCCCGCCGCGAGGCGCCGGCCCGCTCGCTCGACGAGGTCGTCGCGCGTCGCGCCGCCTATCTCACCGCCTACCAGGACGCCGCCTACGCCGCGCGCTTCGTCGCGATGGTCGACCGCGCCAAGGCGGCCGAGCGCCTCCATGCGCCGGGCGGCCACCGCCTCGCCGAGGCGGTCGCCAAGAGCTACTTCAAGCTCCTCGCCATCAAGGACGAGTACGAGGTCGCCCGTCTTTACTCCGACGGCGCGTTCGCCCGGCAGATGGGCGAGACCTTCGAGGGCGACTTTTCCGTCACCTATCACCTCGCGCCGCCGATTCTCGGCCGCCGCGATGCGCAGGGCCGGCCCCTGAAGACGAAGCTCGGCCCTTGGATGGCGCGCGTGTTCCCGCTTCTTGCCAAGGGCAAGCGGCTGCGCGGGACACGCTTCGATCTTTTCGGCCGCAGCGCGGAGCGCCGTACCGAGCGCGCCATGATCGTCGACTACGAGGCGGTGATGGACGAGATTTTCGCCAAGCTTTCGCCCGACAACATCGACGCGGCCGTGGCGATCGCCGCGCTGCCGCAGAAGATTCGCGGCTTCGGCCACGTGAAGGACGCCGCGCGCGTCGCCGCCAAGGCAGAGGAAGCGACGCTGCTCGCGGCCTGGCGCGAGACCGCGCCGATGCGTCTGGCGGCCGAATGA
- a CDS encoding hypothetical protein (ID:RHAL1_00514;~conserved protein of unknown function;~source:Prodigal:2.6), which produces MPDELPDALHTQIEALSERGNIARDAGAIEDAIAAWEQALALVPQPQAIWDAALWLHASIADALRAKGDVAAALHRFEAAARCADGATHPFVLLGLGACRLDLGHPDEAVDPLLRAYMIEGEDIFADEDPKYLGLLRQHRLVD; this is translated from the coding sequence GTGCCGGATGAGCTTCCCGACGCCCTACATACGCAGATCGAGGCGCTGTCGGAGCGCGGCAACATCGCCCGCGACGCCGGCGCAATCGAGGACGCGATCGCCGCGTGGGAGCAGGCGCTCGCACTGGTGCCGCAGCCGCAGGCGATCTGGGACGCGGCGCTCTGGCTCCATGCCTCGATCGCCGACGCCTTGCGCGCGAAGGGCGACGTGGCGGCGGCGCTGCATCGCTTCGAGGCCGCCGCACGCTGCGCGGACGGGGCGACACATCCGTTCGTCCTGCTCGGCCTCGGCGCCTGCAGGCTCGACCTGGGCCATCCGGACGAGGCCGTCGACCCGCTGCTGCGCGCCTACATGATCGAAGGCGAAGACATCTTCGCCGACGAGGACCCGAAGTACCTCGGGCTTCTCCGCCAGCACCGGCTCGTCGACTGA
- a CDS encoding hypothetical protein (ID:RHAL1_00515;~conserved protein of unknown function;~source:Prodigal:2.6) produces MPDELPDAVHAKIEALSERGNIAHDAGRIDDAIAAWEQALALVPQPQAIWDAALWLHASIADALRAKGDVTAALQRFEVAGRCADGATNPFVLLGLGACRLDLGHADEAVDPLLRAYMLEGEDIFADEDPKYLELLRQHRLVD; encoded by the coding sequence GTGCCGGATGAGCTTCCCGATGCCGTCCACGCGAAGATCGAGGCGCTGTCGGAGCGCGGCAACATCGCCCACGACGCCGGCAGGATCGATGACGCGATCGCCGCGTGGGAGCAGGCGCTCGCGCTGGTGCCGCAGCCGCAGGCGATCTGGGACGCGGCGCTCTGGCTCCATGCCTCGATCGCCGACGCCTTGCGCGCGAAGGGCGACGTGACGGCGGCGCTGCAGCGCTTCGAGGTGGCCGGGCGCTGCGCCGATGGGGCGACAAACCCGTTCGTCCTGCTCGGCCTCGGCGCCTGCAGGCTCGACCTGGGGCATGCGGATGAGGCCGTCGACCCGCTGCTGCGCGCCTACATGCTCGAGGGCGAAGACATCTTCGCCGACGAGGACCCGAAGTACCTTGAGCTTCTCCGCCAGCATCGGCTCGTCGACTGA
- the yghU gene encoding S-transferase (ID:RHAL1_00523;~source:Prodigal:2.6), producing the protein MSDATYTPPKVWTWSQGDGNGGQFSGTNRPTAGAQHEKQLPVGKHPFQLYSLATPNGVKVGVMFEELLAAGHTGAEYDAWPIKIDGEQFGSGFVEVNPNSKIPALVDRSGPTPINVFESGAILLHLAEKFGAFLPTDPAGRAACLSWLFWQMGSAPYLGGGFGHFYAYAPVKIEYAINRFAMEAKRQLDVLDRRLAESEYLAGPEYTIADIATWPWYGTLAQGKVYDAGEFLAVQDYKNVQRWTAAIAARPAVQRGRKVNRLFGPPEDQLHERHDASDFDTKTQDKLEAAK; encoded by the coding sequence ATGAGCGACGCGACCTACACCCCGCCCAAGGTCTGGACCTGGAGCCAGGGCGACGGCAACGGCGGCCAGTTTTCCGGCACCAACCGCCCGACGGCCGGCGCGCAGCACGAGAAGCAGCTGCCGGTCGGCAAGCATCCCTTCCAGCTCTACTCGCTGGCGACGCCAAACGGCGTGAAGGTCGGCGTGATGTTCGAGGAGCTGCTCGCCGCCGGCCACACGGGCGCCGAGTACGACGCCTGGCCGATCAAGATCGACGGCGAGCAGTTCGGCTCGGGCTTCGTCGAGGTGAACCCGAACTCCAAGATCCCGGCGCTCGTCGACCGCAGCGGGCCGACGCCGATCAACGTCTTCGAGTCCGGCGCGATCCTGCTGCATCTGGCGGAAAAATTCGGCGCCTTCCTGCCGACCGATCCGGCGGGGCGGGCGGCCTGTCTCTCGTGGCTGTTCTGGCAGATGGGCTCGGCGCCGTATCTCGGTGGCGGCTTCGGGCACTTTTATGCCTACGCGCCGGTCAAGATCGAGTACGCGATCAACCGCTTCGCGATGGAGGCCAAGCGCCAGCTCGACGTGCTCGACCGGCGTCTCGCCGAGAGCGAGTACCTGGCCGGGCCGGAGTACACGATCGCCGATATCGCGACGTGGCCATGGTACGGCACGCTCGCCCAGGGCAAGGTCTACGATGCCGGCGAGTTTCTGGCGGTGCAGGACTACAAGAACGTGCAGCGCTGGACCGCGGCGATCGCGGCGCGTCCGGCGGTGCAGCGCGGGCGCAAGGTCAACCGCCTGTTCGGCCCGCCCGAGGACCAGCTGCACGAGCGCCACGACGCGAGCGACTTCGACACGAAGACGCAGGACAAGCTCGAAGCCGCGAAGTAG
- a CDS encoding Ceramide glucosyltransferase (ID:RHAL1_00522;~source:Prodigal:2.6), translated as MTVSLVIAGLAALWWCAAVATFAASLSGALLQPRIQRRRATATQTPPVSLLMPVKMVDPGFARAQESAFRQDLPSYEVIVAAAERASPAVDAMRAMAARSPVPARLIVAPGIGAVSPKLDNLSAAFEAAAHDVVVTKDSNITFSPDTARVMLKSLVDGVGMVCAVPVAVRAESLAGAIEAILINRDARLLLTASASGKGFGVGKVMIFRRSDLERAGGVAAMRYTIAEDSAFSKGLAKIGLRTVFAENTVDQEIGARTLAAVYGRQARWAVIRRAEEPLTFAFEPVACPVPAALAAGLAAPLVGLAGWAAVLLTLAGWYAIEVAVTALKRWELRPWTPLAFLGRDAVLLTAWARAWFTREVIWAGGRRDVRDVLRQG; from the coding sequence GTGACGGTTTCGCTGGTGATCGCCGGCCTCGCGGCGCTGTGGTGGTGCGCGGCGGTGGCGACCTTCGCGGCATCGCTTTCCGGGGCACTGTTGCAGCCGCGCATCCAACGCCGGCGCGCCACAGCGACGCAAACGCCGCCGGTCTCGCTGCTGATGCCGGTGAAGATGGTCGATCCCGGCTTCGCGCGCGCGCAGGAATCGGCCTTCCGCCAGGACCTGCCGAGCTACGAGGTGATCGTCGCCGCGGCCGAGCGCGCGTCGCCGGCCGTCGACGCGATGCGTGCGATGGCGGCGCGCAGCCCGGTCCCGGCGCGACTCATCGTGGCGCCGGGCATCGGCGCGGTGAGCCCCAAGCTCGACAACCTCTCGGCGGCCTTCGAGGCGGCGGCGCACGACGTCGTGGTCACCAAGGATTCGAACATCACCTTCTCGCCCGACACGGCGCGGGTGATGCTGAAGAGCCTCGTCGACGGTGTCGGCATGGTCTGCGCGGTGCCGGTGGCGGTGCGCGCCGAGAGCCTGGCCGGCGCGATCGAGGCGATCCTCATCAACCGCGACGCGCGGCTGCTTCTCACCGCCTCGGCCTCGGGCAAGGGATTCGGCGTCGGCAAGGTGATGATCTTCCGCCGCTCCGATCTCGAGCGGGCCGGCGGCGTCGCGGCGATGCGCTACACGATCGCCGAGGATTCGGCCTTCTCGAAAGGCCTCGCGAAGATCGGCCTGCGCACCGTCTTCGCCGAGAACACGGTCGACCAGGAGATCGGCGCGCGCACGCTCGCCGCGGTCTACGGGCGGCAGGCGCGCTGGGCGGTCATCCGCCGCGCCGAGGAGCCGCTCACGTTCGCCTTCGAGCCCGTCGCGTGCCCGGTGCCGGCGGCGCTGGCCGCGGGGCTCGCGGCGCCGCTCGTCGGGCTGGCGGGCTGGGCCGCCGTCCTGCTGACCCTTGCCGGCTGGTACGCGATCGAGGTCGCCGTGACCGCGTTGAAGCGCTGGGAGCTGCGCCCGTGGACGCCGCTCGCCTTCCTCGGCCGCGACGCCGTGCTGCTGACGGCCTGGGCGCGGGCCTGGTTCACCCGCGAGGTGATCTGGGCCGGCGGCCGCCGCGACGTGCGGGATGTGCTGCGGCAGGGGTGA
- a CDS encoding hypothetical protein (ID:RHAL1_00518;~conserved protein of unknown function;~source:Prodigal:2.6), whose translation MAKAKKQGRYMGVPGYAGVRFRVGDDGSLEMVKLVVSSGAPTLDIEAEAMIRRAAPFPKPPPGGRRDYGITLVFAAQPD comes from the coding sequence GTGGCGAAGGCCAAGAAGCAGGGTCGCTACATGGGCGTCCCCGGCTATGCCGGCGTCCGCTTCCGCGTCGGCGACGACGGCTCGCTCGAGATGGTGAAGCTCGTCGTCTCGAGCGGCGCCCCAACGCTCGACATCGAGGCCGAGGCGATGATCCGCCGCGCCGCGCCCTTCCCCAAGCCGCCGCCGGGCGGCCGGCGCGACTACGGCATCACCCTGGTCTTCGCCGCGCAGCCCGACTAA